TGTTTTGCCTGGAGATTCGGACACTGTCCATCCGGTCAAACTCTTGCTCGATCCGGGCAAGGGGCACCGCATTGGTATATTTAGTATTGATGATACCGGCGATCAATTCCGGTGTTGCAAAACTTCCGGGAATCGGCAAGTTAGGCATATCCGCACGGACAAAGGGAATTTTATCACCTTCACTTTGAGTCTTTTCACACGCCCGGCAGGTATAAACATGACGGCGGTGCTCTTCAATTTCGAAATGAGCCGGTACAAGCTTCAGGGTCTTTGTAACCTCAACTTTCATGTCGTGCAGAGGACTGTCGCAGACCGGACAGACCTGCTGTTCGGCTGGAAGCTCATGTTCAATGACGGTAACTTTTAAATCTTTGAAGTCTTGTTCACGCTTGCCCTTTTGTTTGGGCTTCCTGGGAGTCTTCGCTGTCACTTCTTCGAAGGTGGGTTCAGGTCTCCCTTGCCGGGCAGCCGCTTCGACTTCGTTAAAAAAGTTAAGCTGCTCCATGCCGTCAGGATAGGATACTGAATCACCGCTAGCACCGTACTTCCGATGATTATTCAAACGGATCATCTCGATGAGACGATTCAAGTTCCGAGTCAGTTCGGCAATGGTCTGTTCCTGTTTCTCACAGCATACAGCCAACTCAGCCTGTGACATTTCCCTGTAATTGAGTTGTGGTTTTTGAGATGATTTTGTCTCGCAAGCCATATCCTTATTATATACTGAACCAGCGGGAAATCACAGGATAATAGCGGTAAAAAGCCCTGAAACAGCCGAAAATCAGCCGTTTTTTATCAAATTTCGTTTAATAATTTTCAAGAGACTTATTAAAGAATAATCCGTTGATTAACCGGTTTGTGTGCCGATGGCTGCTCCATCGATAAACCATCCAAAAGCCATCTAAACTGCCTTTCGGAAACCTCAAGAACCTGCTTGTTTTGGTAAAACTTCCATCGGAAGACGCCGCGGCTTAATTTGCGGTAGTACAACCACCAGCCATTATTCGACCAATGAAGGATTTTGCATTTATCACAGGTTCGGTTACAGAACACATAGAGGCAGTTGTCAAAAGGGTCCATTTGTAACTGAGTCTGCACCAGGGCTGCAAGTCCATCGATGCTTTTTCGCATATCACAAGGTTTGCATGAAAGCAATATTCTGTGACCGTCAGAGTTTATGCCCATAAGGAACGAATAGCAGTAATGGCCTCGCGCAAAGTTTCTCCCTGAAAGCCTGAATACAGCTCAATGGAAACCGCCCCAATTTTAACAATGACCGGAACTTCATTCACGGATGATTGCTTCAACTCAATAAAGGTTTCTTGCTTAAGGCCGGCTTTGGCTTCGCGGCTGCACTTAGTCAACCAGTATCGGAGTGTATGGATGTTTAGGTTGTTTTCTGAGCACCATTCGGCAGCGGTTTTACCGGAAGCACGGTAATCGCTTACTTGCCGGCGTCTGATCATGGACTGCTCGTCAATAGTCATGGACATTTCCTCCCCATATAGTCTTGAGGTTATTATCTCAATTCTAAAAGGGAGTTGCTATGTGCAAAGTTTTTGACAATTACAGCTCTATCAAATCTTTACCTTTCGGGGGATGTCAATGGACTGTGAAAATGTCACCCTCCCTTAATAAACTTCGATTATCTTTAAATATCTTCTCCTTTTGTTATTTCACTACGCAAATTTTTTGTGTCAAATAATACACCGTAAATACTCTTTCCAACCCCTGCATGTCTGACAAGCCTTAAACCATTTTTTAGAACTCAACCCACTTTGTCTGGAGTTGTATGATGTCAAGATAAGGTATAAGAGCAAATTCTATGCCAATTATTATATTTTGGGCTAAAACATCCCTGACAAGATAGTAAGCTTTCATACTGTAAACCCTTATAGGGCAAGTTCTTTCTATTTTTGAGTCTATACCTGGATGATATTAATTTTGTCTCCTTATCCTAATAAATGGGTTAATTAACAAATAATTTAATAATAACCTATTTCTATTAAGAATAGATTGTTTTATATTTAGACAAATAATTTTAAGTTGAAAATTAAAACATTTGATTAGTCCTATGCTTTAGCAAGAACAGTAAATTTTGAATAAATACGCCATAGCGTATATTAAATATCGTGATGCAAAATGTGTCATGGAAAAACAGTATCCGTCTTTAATTATTCTCTTGGGTTAAATTAGGGAACTTCTTGACTATGGGCATATAAAACTTATATATTTGATTTGGTTTTTTATATCACTAGAGGGGTTTCAATTTTTTTAACAGACAGGCTACAAAAAAATAAGCAGACAAGTGGAGGACATCAAGTTGAGTGTTTGTGAACCGCGGAAAAATCTGTCATTAAGCTCCGATCCCGTGAAGGATGCGGCCTTAGGTGGGTTAATGAGTTGGTTAAGCCAGCAGCAGAAGGATGAAGTGGTATTTAATCAGACAGAACTTAAATGTATATTCCGCTAAGAAAAAACACCTAGACCGCCGAAGTTGAACACTAAGACCGTTTAAATTGAACAATCATTCCGTAGTGGCTGTACATTGATAACTAAAGGATCACATGGTATACTCAAACTGCTTTTACTTTTAAGCAGGATAGGGCAACACTGAGGAGTGACCCGAGCGGCTTAAGAGTTTTGCGGGGAGAGTGATGCCGGTGAGCGTCGCTCTTTTTTTGTTAAAAGCAACATAACATCACTCTCTTTGGAAAACTAAGCGATAAACCTCGGGAGTTTGAGGGCAGAGCCCTCAATAGCCGTAAGGCTGTTTTGAATTATCTGTTGGCAATACCCTTGCGCTCCCGCATAGAGTTTTTACCGTCGATAAAAATGGTGTAGGAATCATGCACAATGCGATCTGAAATGGCATCGGCCAGTGTCGGTTCGCCAATTTTATGATACCAACCGCCGATCTCAAACTGGGAACAGAATATGGTAGAAGCTTTTTTGTAACGAGATTCTACGATCTCAAGCAGATCGCGGGCTTCGCTTTCCTTGAGCGGAAACAGAAGCCATTCATCCAAAATGAGCAGCTTTACCTGTTTGTAAGCTTTGATGACCTTGCGGTATGTCCCCTCACCGCGTGCAATGGCCAATTCACCCAGCAGATCGGGAAGCCGTACATATTTAACCGTGTAAAAGTTTCGGCTGGCAGCCATGCCAAAAGCATTTGAGAGGTAGGTTTTTCCGCTACCCGTGGCTCCAAGGATTATGATGTTATGGGCTTCTTGGATGTAGTTACAGCTAGCCAAGCGGATGATTTGAGCTTTGTCGAGTTTGCGATCGTCATGATACTCAATGTTCTCAATACAAGCGTCATTGAAGGCAAAACCCGCGTTTTTGATCAAGCGCGACAGCCGATTGTTTTTACGGGCTGCCCATTCGGCATCGATCAGCAGACCGAAGCGTTCTTCAAAAGCCATGTCAGACAAGTTTGCGTTTTTGAGCTGTTCCCGGAATGCTGCAGCCATGACACTAAGCTTCATTTCGTGAAGCTTGGCTACGGTTGAATCGTTTAGCATTTTCCATCCCTCCTGCTGTAGTAATCGGCTCCTCGTGTGAGTCCAAACTCAGAGGAGGAATGGCCCGGGGTTTCTTTCGGCAGCTTGTCCTGACCGGATTTTAAGATGGCCTGAACGCTCTTCAAGCTAGGCTGTACAGTGTAGGACAATGCTTTGGTGCAGGCCGATTCAAGGCGCTCCACCGAATATTTGTCGGCCAGTTTCAAAAGAGCCATACAAGCCTTGTAGCCCTGCTGCTCGACTTTGTGACTTCCTAAAAACAGGTTAATGACAGCGCTTGTATTCTCACCGATTTTGGCTGCCCAGGATTTAAAGCGGTCGCCGTTCCAAGACACATATTTTTGATGATCTGGTGGCATATGGGCTTCCAGGGTGCTGTATTGATTGCTCCTACCATAGAGCCGGGGATGAGAACAAATGCGATTGCCTTGGAAGAAGACCTCAATCACATTGCGGGTAATCCTGACATCAACTTTCTGCTTGATGTATTCAAACGGCACCGAATACTTCTGGGTCTCCACACTGATATGGTAATTGTATTGAACAGTGGCAATCTTCCAGGTCGCCAATTCAAATGGCTTTAAGGGCAACGGCAGCAAGAAGGGTTTTTCCTCATCGAACAAGGTGGCTCTGCTCCCGTTCTTCTTCTGAAAAGGTTTCTCTAGAAAAACCATTAGCTTTTCCCGAATGGCAGCATTCAGCTCTCGTAACGATAAAAACTGCTGATTACGCAGAGCAGCGAGTATCCATGTTGAGATGATGCCGACCGATCCTTCTACCGTGGGTTTATCTTTGGGAGCCCTAACTCTGCATGGAATAACCGCTGTACCATAATGTTCAGCCATCTCCTGATAGGTCTTGTTAATAACTGCTTCGCCTTTCGTCACCTTCTCCACGCCGGTTTTTAAGTTGTCCGGTACCATAATGCGAGTGATTCCACCGAAGAAGCGATAGGCGTTGATATGGGCGGTAATCCAGCTCTCCTGATTTTGTGAAAGGAAGGCTTCCACATAGGCATAGCCGCTGTATGGCAGGGCAGCCACAAACACATAGGCTTGGATAATCTCTCCCGTGTCTGTGTCGATGATCCTGGCGGTTTGTCCCGCCGAGTCTACCTCCATGATTTCCCCAGGCTTACGGTGAATGTGCATGGTTGCCTTGGTGCTTTTCACATAGTCAGCGTAATATTTGTTGAACTGGGTCGACTTGTACGGTACTTGCCCGGATTCGCGACACTGGTCGCAGTATTCAAGCCATAACAGAGTTAAGGTCACACCGCTTTTCGCCATCTCACGATGGATGTAGTCGTAATTCGGCATTTTGTACGCGGGCTTAGCGCTCTCCGAAGAAAAAAGGCGCTGTGACAACTCCTTGTCGGACATTTCGGCCACTGTCTGCCAACTTAGCCCTTGATCCTTTGCTCTTTGAAGCACGTTAATAACCGTGGTTCGAGAGCATCCGCATCCAGACGCAATGCGGCTGTTGTTGATTCCGAGGCTATGTAGCCGCAGAATCTCTTTGTAACTGGTCATCTCTATGACCCTCCTTGAATTTATTTGCACCTTTCAGATGCATAAATTCAATTTAGCAGAAAGGTCATATCCGGTGTTCAACTTTGCCGGAAAGGGTGTCCAGTTTCAAACGGAGACACTGTTCAATCTCAGCGGTCAAACTGTTCAGTTTGACCCGGCATATTCACTTAAAGCGCAAAACGAAACCCTGATTAGTGGCAACCAAAAACAATTATTTCTAACTGATGAGTTGGCGAAACTCCTCGGTGCCGAGGATACAACTACCTTCCGGGTCGTCAAGCGTCAAAACAAGATCGAAATCTACCCCAATATTCACAGCCTGGCAAAGGTTTATATCGAGCCAACAACCCTATGCAACCTGAATTGCCGCACCTGCATCCGGAAAACCTGGCATGAGCCTTTGGGCAGTATGAAACTGGAAGTGTTTGACGGCCTGCTCGAACAGCTTAAAGAGTTCAAAAGCCTGCAAACCGTGATGTTTGGCGGTTTCGGTGAACCCACCTTCCATAAAGACATTCTCTATATGATCGGGAAAGTCAAAGCACTGGGCCTTAAGGCGGAGATGGTAACCAACGGCACCCTGCTCAATGAAGCTATGCTGCAAGGTATGCTGGATAACGGCCTGGATACGCTATGGGTATCCTTTGACGGAACGAGTGAGGACAGTTTTGATGATATCCGGGCGGGAGCCAGTTTTATTGAGGTGGTGCAAAACCTGAGACGACTAAAGGAACTGAATCAACAGACTACGCACAAAATCAAAGTTGGAATCGCGTTTGTAGTCATGAAAAGGAATATCAAGGAATTAAGAAAGCTGGGAACACTGGCCCAAACGGTGGGCGCGGAGATGGTCTCTGTCAGCAATGTGATCCCCTACAGCAGCGACATGCTCGATCAGATGGTCTGTGCAAGGATCCTCTGGGCTAATAGCATCTCGTATTACTCGAGATCCCTGCCAATCAATTTACCATTTATCGATAGAACGGAAACCACCAAACAGACCTTGTTCGAGCTATTCCGGGATTATAACAATATCAGTATCATGCGGAACCATATTGACACGGAAGCAGGCAGCTGCCGGTTTGTTAAGGAACGCTGCACCTTCATTAAATGGGACGGCACCGTAAGTTCCTGCATGGGCCTTTTACATTCCTATAAGACTTATTTCACCACAGGACGGGCAGAAAGGGAAGTTACAGCCTATGTTTTGGGAGATACCCGCAAAAACAGCTTGAAGGAGATATGGGACGGACAGGAATATCATGATTTCAGGGAAAAAGTTGATGAATTTGATTTTTCACCTTGCTTGCAGTGCGGTCCCTGTGACCTTGCCGAAAAAAACGAGGAAGACTGTTTTGGTAACAAATTTCCTACCTGTGGAGGTTGTTTATGGGCACAGGGTGTGATACAGTGTCCCTGATTTTTGCCTAAAATACCCATAGAGAGTATTTTTTTGATTATTCTTGTAAATAATAAATTGATATGGATATATTTAGATGCATATTAAGGGTTGTGACCATACCGGTTGTGTTAATAATATCTATACTTTTGATAGTTAGCACGGCGGCTTCAGCTAACGAGGCTTCCCAGAATACAAATACTCAATCTTTAGAAAAAAACGGTCCCATTAAGGTAACCTATACTGTTAAAGAAGGAGATAATCTTTGCAGTATCGCCTATA
This region of Pelotomaculum schinkii genomic DNA includes:
- the tnpB gene encoding IS66 family insertion sequence element accessory protein TnpB (TnpB, as the term is used for proteins encoded by IS66 family insertion elements, is considered an accessory protein, since TnpC, encoded by a neighboring gene, is a DDE family transposase.), which codes for MGINSDGHRILLSCKPCDMRKSIDGLAALVQTQLQMDPFDNCLYVFCNRTCDKCKILHWSNNGWWLYYRKLSRGVFRWKFYQNKQVLEVSERQFRWLLDGLSMEQPSAHKPVNQRIIL
- the tnpA gene encoding IS66 family insertion sequence element accessory protein TnpA, with the protein product MTIDEQSMIRRRQVSDYRASGKTAAEWCSENNLNIHTLRYWLTKCSREAKAGLKQETFIELKQSSVNEVPVIVKIGAVSIELYSGFQGETLREAITAIRSLWA
- the istB gene encoding IS21-like element helper ATPase IstB; the encoded protein is MLNDSTVAKLHEMKLSVMAAAFREQLKNANLSDMAFEERFGLLIDAEWAARKNNRLSRLIKNAGFAFNDACIENIEYHDDRKLDKAQIIRLASCNYIQEAHNIIILGATGSGKTYLSNAFGMAASRNFYTVKYVRLPDLLGELAIARGEGTYRKVIKAYKQVKLLILDEWLLFPLKESEARDLLEIVESRYKKASTIFCSQFEIGGWYHKIGEPTLADAISDRIVHDSYTIFIDGKNSMRERKGIANR
- the istA gene encoding IS21 family transposase — encoded protein: MTSYKEILRLHSLGINNSRIASGCGCSRTTVINVLQRAKDQGLSWQTVAEMSDKELSQRLFSSESAKPAYKMPNYDYIHREMAKSGVTLTLLWLEYCDQCRESGQVPYKSTQFNKYYADYVKSTKATMHIHRKPGEIMEVDSAGQTARIIDTDTGEIIQAYVFVAALPYSGYAYVEAFLSQNQESWITAHINAYRFFGGITRIMVPDNLKTGVEKVTKGEAVINKTYQEMAEHYGTAVIPCRVRAPKDKPTVEGSVGIISTWILAALRNQQFLSLRELNAAIREKLMVFLEKPFQKKNGSRATLFDEEKPFLLPLPLKPFELATWKIATVQYNYHISVETQKYSVPFEYIKQKVDVRITRNVIEVFFQGNRICSHPRLYGRSNQYSTLEAHMPPDHQKYVSWNGDRFKSWAAKIGENTSAVINLFLGSHKVEQQGYKACMALLKLADKYSVERLESACTKALSYTVQPSLKSVQAILKSGQDKLPKETPGHSSSEFGLTRGADYYSRRDGKC
- a CDS encoding radical SAM protein, with product MFNFAGKGVQFQTETLFNLSGQTVQFDPAYSLKAQNETLISGNQKQLFLTDELAKLLGAEDTTTFRVVKRQNKIEIYPNIHSLAKVYIEPTTLCNLNCRTCIRKTWHEPLGSMKLEVFDGLLEQLKEFKSLQTVMFGGFGEPTFHKDILYMIGKVKALGLKAEMVTNGTLLNEAMLQGMLDNGLDTLWVSFDGTSEDSFDDIRAGASFIEVVQNLRRLKELNQQTTHKIKVGIAFVVMKRNIKELRKLGTLAQTVGAEMVSVSNVIPYSSDMLDQMVCARILWANSISYYSRSLPINLPFIDRTETTKQTLFELFRDYNNISIMRNHIDTEAGSCRFVKERCTFIKWDGTVSSCMGLLHSYKTYFTTGRAEREVTAYVLGDTRKNSLKEIWDGQEYHDFREKVDEFDFSPCLQCGPCDLAEKNEEDCFGNKFPTCGGCLWAQGVIQCP